The genomic region TCGCCATGAGGCTGTCGAGGTTCGGCGCGTCAGCGGCCTTGATCCGGCCCAGCAGAGCACCGTCGAGCCCGATGACCAGGACCTTGGGGGCGCGGGCGGCAGCCCGCGCGGTGCCCGCCGCGAGCGGACCGGAGGCAGCGGCAAGAGCTGCTGTGCCGATCAGGAACGACCGGCGTGAGGGGCCAGCAGACATGTGGATTCTCCTAGAGATGAAAAGAGCACAGTCGACTCCCCTCTATGTGAGGGGAGTTGAGAATGGGTCCAGACCCGTTATCATTCCGCGATGAGACTTCGCCGGTCCAGAGAGTCCCGATGAAGTTTCCGGCAACGGTCAGCTTCCGATGACCAACTTCCAGGCGTCCGCTCAGCCCTCCGGATTGAAGCCGCTGTCCGCTCGGGCGGTTCGAGACCTTCACCGCGTCCATAGCCCGGTGGCTGGTCAAGAAGCCTGGCGGCGCCTGGAAGACCGGCGGCGGCTTTCGTGGACAAGCCCTTGAACTGCACGCAGATCCGGGTCCCGCGCGGGTAGACCGGGCCCGTGTGCCCGTCCCTACCCCAGGACGTCTCCACGAAGGTGCCGCCCACCCGCCCCGCGCGCTTCCGGCGTACGTCTCGCTGAAGTGACCGGGGGTGTCTGAGTGGCGCCGAAAATCGAACATGCGATCTAATTAGTGGATGGAGCGCTTCCTCTTCCCCGACGACCTCGTACACGCCCGGCAGGAATGGCACGACACCTACCGCGCCCTCGCCCTCCCGCGCCCGCGCCGGGCCACCGAGCTCCGCCGCCGCCTGCTCGCCCTGTCCGTCCGGATTCACTGGCACCCTTTCTGGTCCACCCCGCCCGGCCGCACACCCGCGGCCCGGGTGGACCTGCGGCAGCGGACCGGGGGCGGCGGGCGGACGGAGAGCGCGGCGTGATGCGGCTGCCGACTCGATGCGGCCCCGAGGCCCGACGGCACCCCACCATCAGCGGAAGACAACAAAATCTGGCAGGGCGGCTCTGCCGATGAGTTCAACGTCCGCGAACGGTCTACCCGGCGACACGACCGTTCTCCATAGGAGTGCCATGTCCACCATCCAGCCAGTGATCCTGACTGCTGACCAGAACGTCCTGCTCGGCTTCTATGCGAAGCTGTTCGGCGCCGAGGAGATCTTCCGGGTACCCAAGGACGGGCCGGCCTTCTACCGCGGCTTGCGCATCGGTGACACCGACCTCGGACTGGTTGCCAAGACAGATCTGGGACCCGGGGCTGCACCGCGGATGCTGCTCAGCATCGGTGTCGACGACGTCGACGAGACGCTCGGCCGCGTGGAGGCTCTGGGCGGCTCGGTCCGCAGCGGCCCCAACGACATGCCGTGGGGACAGCGCGTCGCCCACATTCAGGACCCCGACGGCAATCCGGTGAACCTGACCCAGCCGATTTTGGCCCAGTGACAAACCGGTACGGCGCCTGCAGTGAATCCGCAGCCACGAACGCCGAGCCCGGCCGGTCCGGCCGACGCGTTTTCGGGTGGCCCTCTGCGGCGCTGCTGGCCCGCGCAGACCACGGCTACGCGCGCTTTCTGGCCCGCGCCGCCGAGGAGACCGCAACCGACAGCCGGACCGGCGCGACGCCGCCCCGAAGCAGGGGCGGGCGTCGCGTTGATTCGTCAGGCCGCCCATGCCAGCCCGAGTGCGGCGAGTTTGTTGGCAGTGAGCTTGCCCCTGCGGGTCTTGCTGTTCGTGAGAAATACCCCCAGCTTGACGGGGTGTTCCTCGCCGTCGACGACCACGGTTTCGATGTGGGCCCGAGGCACGGTCACGCTCCCGGTGCGGTTCTTGTACTGCTCCAGCGCGAGGACGCCTCGCTCGAACGCCCGGGCCGCCGGAGCCGTATTCCTTGCCGGCGCTGCGGGCAGCGGGGTCAGCCCGAGCCCTTCCAGGCGCTGCTGTTCGGGGAGCAGGTTCTCCCATACGGTATGTTCGCGCTGCCGGTTGATCCATGCGCCGACGTCGCAGCCGTGGGCGACGACGCCCGGCAGCACCTTGGTCAGCCCATGTTCCTCGGAGAGGAGCGCATCGCACACAACCGCGGCCGTCCCCTGGAAGGGAATCCAGGGGACGGCCGCCGGCGGCTGACCGAAGTCCGGGGTGCTTCGCAGCGGGTGGGTCAGATGTGGCCGAAGAAGATGCTGCCCGGGGCGTCGGGGTCGCTGGAGAGGAAGTGTTCGCGCACCACGCGGATGAACTCGTGGCGGGAGATTGCCCCGTCTCCGTCGCTGTCGATCCTGGCGAACAGCTCCATCGGCACCGGCGAGGTGTCCCTCCAGATGTCCCGCATCAGACGGGCGAACTCGTCCTTGCTGATCTCGTTGTCACCGTCGACGTCGATGACGTCGAAGATCGCGTGGCCGCCGCCCTCGGTCACGTTGAGGCGGCTGCTGTCAATGACCGCGAGCCGGTTGGCGGTGACGAACTGATCCTTGGTGAGCCGGTCGCTGTCGACGCCCGCGTGGCGCAGCAGCTCCAGCCAGTAGATTTGACAGAAGGTCTGCAGTGCCCTGGCCCTGCGGTCGTCCCTGGAGAGATTGTACCCCTCGATGTAGCGCTCGCCAAGCTTCTGGTAGTCCGACCAGTCGAGGTAGCCGTCCTTGTTGGCGTCCATCTGGTCGAAGGTGCGCTCAAGCTTGACGGTGATGACGTCCTGCGCCGCAGTGGTCATGGGTATCCCTTCGGTGATCAAGTCCGCTGGCCTGCTCAGAATCAGGCACGGCGCGCCATCAGGGGCCGAAATATCCACTTCGTCACCCGTTTTGGTGATCACTTATGGTTCGGCACCGAACTCTGTGACGTCGGGATCGTCGTAGGCGAGCCCGGCGATCTGCCCACGGATGGTGACCCGTCGGCCCCCGCTGCAACCGGTCCTGGCCACCGCGGACCGGGACACCGTCAACAACCAGCGCGCGATGATCACGGCGATCCCCAACAGCAACTGCAACGGGCTGACCTGCACCATCACCGTCGTCACGAGCAACTACAACAACGACGTGGTGGACGTCCCCTTCACGGTCGCCGTCCTCTGACCTGTCCTGCCGGCCCGGAGACCCCTTCGCCTGCCCGGCCGCACCCGCACCGGTGCGGGTGCGGGTGCGGGTGCGGCCGGGCAGGGGCTTTACACGTCGACCGGCCGCCTCGAGGGGAACGCCTTGCCGCCAGCGTTGAAAGCCTGTTCTTCCTTGAGCTGAAGCGTTGCCGTGGCTTCCACTGGATCGGATTGTTGTACGCCGTTCGGGTGTAAAGGGTGGGCAGGGGGGCTTACATCCGGAGCCTCGGGTATCGGGGGGCCATGAAGGAGACCCCGCAGATCACGCTCTACAGCGGCACCAACTACACCGGTAAAAGCTGTGTCTTGCCGATTGACGGCTACACGTACACCCTCGCGGCGACGGGACTGGACAAGGTCGCCTCGGTCAAGGTGTCCAAGTGGCATCAGAGCCCACACATCCTGGTCGTCCGGCTCTACGTCACGCCCCCCTCGGAGAGGGAGGAGGAGTTCGGGGTTGACGCCCCTGGGACCTTCAAGGAGGACACCGCCGATACGGGGGAGTCCGCAGGCGCCGGCTGGATCAAGGCGGAGGTCGTATCGGGGTTCCCCAGCGGTGCGCTTGAACCGGACCAACTGCCGGAGCGGAGGATTCGGGACACCATCGAGGCCTGAGCTGGGCCTTCTTCGCCCCATACGTATCGCCGATGGCTCCGGATCAGGTCCGGGGCCATCGTTCGTTAACAGGTATAAGCGTCGTACACGCCCGCTGACCACATCCACTCCCAGGCCTACGCGAACCTCTGGGGCAAGGCATACAAGGCCCATCAGGCCGGTCTCGATCACCGTGGCGGCTGCGCCACCTACCCGGACCAGGTGGCTCATCTCCCGCGAGGACGCGATGGTGGCCCTGGCGGAGCCGGACATCGAGCCGTGCGGGGTCTGCCGGCCGGACACCGGACTGCGGGGCTGAACCGACACCACCGGCTGTATCGTCCTCGGCCTACGCGGCCACGTACGTATGCGCGCGCCCGCCCCGCCACTCCACCCACTCCGGCCGGTCCAGCAGCTGCTCGGCGTCCGGGAGCCCGGCCCGCCGAAGGAACTCTGTGACGTCGTCATCGTCTTAGGCGAGTCCGGCGATCTGCCCGCGGATGGTGACCCCGCCGGCCCCCGGTGGGGGAGAGGCGGTGGATGACTATCGGCGCGCTCATCTCCCTTAAGACCTTCCTCCACCTGTACCCCACCCTGAACGCCGCACGAAACACCTGAAGACACGGGGCGTCGTGGCCGGCGGCACTTCGAAGTCATCTCATTTGGCGAGCCCTGCGGTAGCAGATGAGGGTGCAAGCGATGCTGGTGAAGGCGAGGAAGTGCTCGGGTTTTTCTGGCCTGTCATCGGCCGATGGCGGGCAGAGGTTGCCCTGCCTGTGCTCGCTACGCGGGCGTCGCCTCTCGGCGTCCCGCCGCGGTCGGTGGGGTGGCGGCTCCGTTGAGGCAGCGGTCGAGGAGTGCGTGCATACGGGCTGCGGGGAGGGACGGGTTGGCCGCGGCGCCTTCTGCGGTGTGGGGGTCGGCGAGGAGGGTCTCCAGGGCTTCCGGTGTCAGGCTCGGGTTGGCGGCGGCGGCCCGGCGCACCGCCTCGTCGGCGTCGTCCACCGGGGGTTCGGGCAGGGTGGGATCGGCTGAGGCCAGGGCGCGTACCTCGGGATCCGGGTGGCCGATGAGGTGGGTCAGGCCGGTGCGCGGGAAGCCGGGCAGCGTCAGCAGGTCCGAACGGTGGTCCCGGCGGGTGACGAAGGCGTCCAGGAGGAGGTGTGGCGGAGCCAACGGGTGGTTGCAGGCCAGCCGGATCCGGACCTCCTCGTCGTCGTCCTGCGCGAGTGTCCCGACGAGTTCTGCGGGCAGGCCGGACCAGCTCGCCGCAACCCGTCGTAGCACCGGTTCCCCGGACACCGCGCAGGCGGCGAACCAGTCGGGCGACGGCACGGTGGCCGGGTCGGGGTCCGGTTCGGTGATCGGGCAGACACATTCAGGACCGTGCCCGATGACCCGGTCGATCACGTCGTACTCGACCCAGGTGCGGGGGAAGGGGTGGAGGCGTGCGCGCATCCGCACGTCCGCGTCCGGGTCCTCCCTCAGCTCCGCCACCAGGTCCGGTCCCAGGTCGGGCCGGGCGGCGACCATCTCGCGGACCTTCGCCTCGGAATGCCGGGCGAGCCGGGCGACGGCATCGGCCGGAGTGTGGGGGTTCCGGGCCAGGGGGCGCACCATGTCGTCCGCGAAGCACTGATCGACAAGCGCGGGCGACAGAGCGCACCTGCCGAGCACGAACGGCCTGCTGCTCGGACGGATGGACGGCAGCTCGGCCTCCACCCGTACCGGGTCCAGCTCCCAGTTCCTGTCCTGCGCCGCTTCACGGACCGCGGGGTCCGGATCGTCGAGCAGCCCCGCCCGCTGCGCCGGGGTGAGCGACTCCCACCGCCAAGTGGCCCGTATCCGGAATTCGGGGTCCTCGCGGCCGGCCATGGAGCGGAAGAAGGACAGCGGGATCTGCCGGGACGAGTCGAGCTCCCAGATGATCTCGTTCGCGGTGACCTTGCCGTCCTCGCCCCCGTCCTGGGCGGTCAGGAGGGTGACGAGGATGTCGTCCGGCAGCGGTCGGACCCTGCGGGGCCAGGGGCGGAGGTGGGGGTTGGCGAGCCGCGCGCGGACGAGTCCCGACGGGTCCGTTGCCAAGGGGGCGAGTCGCGAAGGGTCAACGTGCTGGTTGCGGGCGAGCGCGCCGCGGATCCGCCACTCCGGGTGGCGCAGGGCTGCGTCGATGACGGCGTCGGGCAGGTCGCGGTCCTGACACATCAGCTGGCCGAGTTCACCGGCTGCTTGATCCATCAGGCGTATCAGTACGTCGGAGGGCGCCGCCGGATTGAAGGCGACGCCGCGCAGCCAGAGTTCATGCAGAGAGTCGGACACCGCGTCATCCTGCCACCCCGTCGCGCGCCCGGACCGGGCCATGTGGCGACCACGCCGCTCGCTGGCAGCTCCATCTGAAGGGCTTCGGTCCAGGCGGCGAGGGCATTGCCCGTCGTGCATACGATGACCGTCCGCGGCACGCAGCCAGGGGAACGCACAACATCTGTGCCGATTCAAGCAACCGGGCGTTGCTGAAACTCGGCTACATCGTCTGCCTTGTTCACGGGGTGTTCCTGCCCTTGGGTGATAAGCGCTCTCGCTCCTGACCGGCAAAGCCACCGCGGCGATCCGGGAACACACCACGGCTGTCGAGGAGTAGGCGACCGGTCCCGGGGCGTGGTTCATCCCCGGGACCGGATCGGGTCACCGCCGGGCGAGCATCTGCACCACCACCACGGTGAGGCAGGACGCACCGACGTGGGTGGCGGTCGACCTGACGGCCCGTACGGCGCGGCGGGCCGTGCGCTTCGGTGCGGTGAGCCGTGCGCGGCCGATGCTCAGGACGATGTACGGGCGGCGCTCGGCCGGCTTCTCCTTGCGGCGGGTGGTCTTCTTGGCGGGCATGATCCTTCTCCTGTCTGTTCGCTGACGGACAGGACTGTGCGGGATGCGGGGGTTAGGCCGTGTATCGAAAGTGGATCTTGGGGCGTGAATGATCACGGTTCATGGGTCGCGGAGATCTCACGGACGAACAGTGGGCAACGCTGGAGGCGTTGTTGCCGAAGGGCACGAAGGCCGGGCGGCCGCCGGTCTGGTCCCGTCGGCAGTTGATCGACGGCATACGGTTCCGGGTCCGGACCGGTGTTCCGTGGCGGGACGTACCGGTCGAGTGCGGGCCGTGGGGCCGGGTCTATGACCTGTTTCGCCGGTGGCAGCGGAACGGCACCTGGCACCGGATCCTCAGCCGGCTCCAGTCCCTGGCCGACGCGAAGGGCGCGATCGTATGGGACCTGAGCGTCGACTCCACGGTGTGCCGCGCCCACCAGCGTGCGGCCGGGGCCCGTAAGCAGGGCGACCTGCAGAAGGAACCGCCGGGCGGCGTGTTCACCGAGCCCGGAGACCACGGATTGGGACGCTCACGCGGCGGATTCACCACCAAGCTCCCCCTGGCCGTCGAGCAGGGCCAGAAGCCCATGTCGATCGTGATCACGACCGGACAGCGCGGCGACTCGCCGCAGTTCGAACCAGTGCTGGCAAAGGTCCGCGTGCCCCGCATCGGGCCGGGCCGGCCGCGCGTCCGCCCTGATCGGGTGCGGCTGACAAGGCGTATGCCTCCCGCAAGAACCGCGCCTACCCGCGCCTCCGCGGGATCCGCTGCACCATTCCCGACAAAACCGACCAGGCGCGCAACCGTCAGAAGCTGGGCTCCCGCGGTGGGCGGCCGCCGCGCTTCGACCCGGTCGACTACCGCGAGCGTCATGCTGTCGAGTGCGGGATCTACCGCCTCAAGAGGCACCGCGGTGTTGCCACGCGGTAGGACAAGCTCGCCGTCCGCTACGAGGCGACCGTCCTCGTCGCGGCGGCCCGGCCGCAGTGGCCACCGACCGCGGCCGGTGGTGGCCGTTATGGACGGGGCAGGCAACGGACACTTCGACGACAGACCTGGGCAGGATGGCGGCCCGCGTTGTCATATCCGGGAGGCCCACCGGCCCCACGGCGCAGCCGCATGACGCTGCCCATCCACGCGATCAGCGGACCGCCATGGTCCGCTGCAGCCAGAGGCCCCAGCCACTCCCGCCCCACCCGCTCACCGAGCCGACGGCAGAACAGCCCGTCGACGGGCAGCACTCGCGGCTGCCCGGCACCGCTGTCCACCCACACCAGCTCGCCCATGCCCGGATCCAACGCATCGGCGACGGCCACCACCTCAGGGGGGCTGGTCGGCATCCGCATCAAGGAGCCACCGCCCGTGCCGCGCGCACACACGGTCCCACCGCGGGGCGTACAGCACCGCCCGCCCAGCCGCCCCCGTACGCCGGGCCGTGCACAGACGACAGCCGAACGCCACCGGCCCGGCAACCGCACCACCGATCCGCCACGCCGCCGCCGGCTCCCCGGCATCCGCGGCCGGCAGCCTGGCATCCTCCAGCCCCCAGGACGGCAACGCCCGCGCCAGCACACCCTCCTCCACGCCGCACAGGCCTGCCAGGAGCTGCCGTCCAGCCGTGTTCAACAGCACCTCGGCGTCTGCCCGCGCGCCCCCGCCGTCGTGCCGAGGCTGGTGGCTGCGCCACTTCCAGCAGGACCGCAACGCCGTCGCTTCCAGTCCGTAGCGGCTGGCGATGCGGCAGATCAGCGACGACGTCGTCTCTCCGCACAGGGGAGCGGTACGCAGCAGGCCGGGAGGAAGGATCACTCCACCACGGTCTCGTATCCACCGATCAAGGAGGGCGTCTTCGCGGCAGTTCCTTCCATCCCGCGGCCGTCCTTGGCTCACTTCCTCAGTGCCGCAGCTGCCCCTTCCGGAAGCCAACGGCCGCAGCGCGACGGGAGGTTAGCCCGTTCGAGCACACCGTGATGATCCGATCGCACTAAGCTACGCCTGTGGTGGTTGGTGAAGACGCTCAGGTGAAGGGCTTCTCGGGGGCTCGAAGAGCCAAGCAGTGGCTCGAGGGCACGATGCGCATCTTCGGTGCGTACGCGAACACGGACTCGGAGTCCTGCGGCCGTCGGCTGACGCTCGCTTGGCCGTACGGGGGCCGGACCTTCTCCTTCGATCTGGGCGGCGCCATGCGCGGCGATCCCTACCAGAACGACATGTTTTGCGCGGAGGTCAAGAACTACGCGCAACCGAGCGACCAGGGAACGCAGTTCGACGAGTTCCTCGCCAAGTGCTACGTCGCCGCCCAGGCCCAGCACCATCTCAGCGACCACTTCATGTGGATCACCTGGGCACCGTTCCGGGCGAACTCCTGGTCCACCCTCAACTCGCCTGGCCAGGTGGAGAGCGCAGTCCTTCAACACAGCAGTCGCGTTTTCGGCACCAGCGACCCCGAGGAAGCCCGAAGACTTCGGGACAGCGAACTCGCCCAGTCGGTCGCCGCGCGCCTGTGGCTGATCGTCCTTTCGGACAAGCAGGAAACCTTCCTGCCGCTCAAGGACTGGGCAGCCATCGTCGCCGCCGAACTCACCCGCAGAGAGGGCTCGTGGTGAACCTCGTCGAACAGTCGATTTCCCAGACCATGGACGAGCCCGACGACCGGATGATGTTCACCCAGGTCAAGGACATCGTCGCCCGGCACCTGCGCCGCATGGACCCCGGCGCCACCGTCACCAAAACCGAATTCTTCGACCACACCCACGTCCCCGACATGGTCCTGGAATGGCCCGGCAGACCCCGCACACCCCGCCGGTTCATCTACCTGCGCACCACATCGGACCAGCGGGAACTCGAGGACGACCTGCAGCGCCTTCCCCGTGCCGACCGGCCGGTGCTTCTCGCGCTCGGTCAACTGTCCTCCACACGGCAACAAGGAGACCTCCCCCCGCTACCCGGCGGCAGCACGTCGCTCCTCCTCGACACTTCCGCGCTCGGCGCACTCCAGCCGGCCGACGACTCTCCCGGCATCCCTCAGCTGGTGTCCCGCTCCGTCCTCGAGGGCGGCCGCGGCACCCTCGACAGACCGGCGACCGAAGCATTCCTGAACACAGTCGTCCAGGGAGCGGAAGCCGCCCGCGCGGGAGAACGCGTTCCCACCCGCGATGCTGTCGACGCCCTCACCGCACGCATGACCACCGACGTCGCCGACCGGATGTCAGCCTTCCTCGCCGCGCTCTGGCAGGGCGGCGGATCCACGCTCGCCAGCTTCCCCGCACCTCAGCGAGGCGTCGGCCATCTCGACGAGACGGCCCTGATGTACCTGCTGGAATCCGAGGACATCACCGATACCGCGTTCTGGAACCGGGTCGTCCGCATGATCAGCCTCCCCACCTTGCTGCGCACCCCGGCTGCAGGCACCGGAAATCTCCAGTACCTCATGCGTGAGGCGATCCGGCTCTGGACCAGCCGCGTCTGCATGATCGTGCCCGGCGTGGCAGACGCGGACATCAGCCCGTGGCGCTGGACAGTGAAGGCCGGCCAGCTGATCCTGCAGACCCCACGCTTCCACGTGCTGGTCGCCCAGTCCCAGCGCCAGCTCCCGTCCGGCCAGGAGCACAACCTGCCCCGCCTCGACGAAGTGAGGAACAGGGCCGACCGCTTCGGCATCCCGTTGACCTCTCTGCGCATGGTCGTGACGGACCGCCACGTCGGCTACGGCGGACCCGGGGACGACATCTCCCACGACACGCGACTCGACGGCATCAGCGACGCGCTGGGACAGGCTGAGGGAGTCATCGAAGCCGAAGCCCGCATTCCCTCTGGCGAGACTCTCCAGTGCATGTTCGCCACAGGGATCGCCAGCGCCCGTGGCGCACGTACCCAGGTACCGCTGGACGCCCTCCTCGGAACAACGACGCGCCTGCTCTCCGATCTCTCAAGCGATGAAGCCGAGAAGATCACCCAGCTTCTCGGTGCCCAAGGTCCACCCCCTGACCAGCCGTGGAGCCAGCCCAGCTTCGACGACGTGTAGGGCCAGCGCCGGGCCGGTCAGTCCTTGGGGCGCTGTAGAACCCGGCGGGTGCAGGCCCGACTATCAGGCACGGCGCGAGGCTACTTTCCCGCCTGACGTTGCTCTGCCGGAAGACGCAGGGCAATCGGGATGTCCGTCCTGCCGGTGCACGGGGGGCTTGTGCCTTGCCCTCATGGCTCCCGTCGGTTCGGCGGGGAATCTCCCGGTGCACATCAATCTGCCAACCCTTCCACCCCTGTGACCTGGGTAAACAGTGTGACAGGCGGGAAGGTGGGTGGAGTTGGGAAAAGTGTTGTCCTTTGGCATCCGGATCCGGCCCTCCTGTGACGTGTAAGGGATGAGGGCTTCGGCCTTCATCAACGAGTTCGTCACTACTGGGAGGCCTGGTCGATGACTTGGCCTCAGCGACCTCGAACGCCGAACCAGCGACGGGGGAGCGGCACAGCAGCCTCCGATGATCCTCCTGCGCTCGAACCACCTCCGGGCATCCAGCCAGCCCGATGACACGGCCCTCGCTGCCAGGCAGGCTCATCAGCCAGTACCGGTGGCGTGGGCAGACTCGCTGGTGCGCTGCCAGGTACACCCGGGCTGGTGTAACACGACCGGTTCGCGCAGCTACACAGCCCGGGCACGCCGGGCCCCAGGCGGCAACCGTCTCTACCCCGTTGTGGAGCCGCGCCGTCGGCCTCTCCTTCGAGGGGCCCGACGGCTCCTCCCGCATCCAGGTCGGCAACGCGCGGCGTGTGTCCGCCTGCGGCACATGACACAGCGCCGAGATCCGGTCCCGGGCCGCGGCGTTCAAGAACACCTCACTGTCGTCCCGTAGAGCCCCAGCAACGCTCTGCTGGCCATCCACGTCAGTAACCGACGACAGCAGATTCTGCACTGTCAGGCCGTACCTGTCCGCGATCCGCCCCAAGAACGAGAGCGTCATCTCACCCTGCAGGGGAGCCACCCGAAAGGCACCTGCGGCCAGCAACAGCATCCTGCCCATCCCGTCGCCCGTGACAACTGTCGTGCTTCGGCTCACATAAGCAGGTGCCGGGCCCGTCGGCTGGTGTCGGGTCAGTAGTCGAGGTCGAGGTAGTCGATGTCGTTGAGGGTGACGTCGGAGAGTCCTGCGGCGCGGCCTCCGCCGTCCTGGAAGTAGATCTCTTTGAATCCCTCGGCGATGATGCCGCGCATCTGCTGGTCGCTGGCGCCTGTGTCGCGGGCGTCGAAGAGGCGCTGCGCGTACGCGGCGGGGAGCTTCACGGTGAGGCGGCGGAAGCGGCCGTCGTCGGTCGACCCGGCGGACGATGTGTAGCCGAACCGAGCCCGGGTCTCCACCGTGATCCCACCGGATGCGGCGGCCTGCTTCTGCCGGCGCTTGCGCACCATGGGCTGCCAGCGCTGCCGTACGGCGTCGTCGATCTTGGCGGCGACGTCGGCGCGGGCGTGCTTGCGGGCACCGCGCCGGTAGCGGTTGACGGAGTCGGCGGTGACCCCGAGCTCCGCCGCGACGGCTTTGGCGCTGCCCATCTGCTTGAGCAGGTAGCCGATCTGGCCCTTGAGCGTCTTGGGGGGTTCGCGGGTGAAGGCTTCCCGGTCGGCCCGCTCGATGGCGTCCTCGATCTCCCCCACGGTCTACTCTCCTTCGTCCAGGACGGCGTCGCCGCCCTTGATGTGGCGCGCCGGGTTGAGGCCTTGTTCCATGAGGTCGACGGCCCACAGCATCGACTGGATGCCCTCCAGCTTCGCCAGGCCGGGCGTGGGTCCGAGGCGGAAGGCGCCGGGCTGCGGCTTGCCGGACGCGGCGTAGGGGAGGAAGTTGAGCGGGCTCTCACCGGGGCTGGGGTAGACGACGCAGTCGGAGAGCACGGCGAGCGGGTAGAACCCGGTCATCTTGGCCATGTTGTTGAGCTTGCGGTGCATGTTGACCCGGGCCTTGCTGATTGTCAGTTACCTGCGTAGTTGCAACATCAGCTAGCTGCTGACCTGGTGTGCTGCAGATGTATTGGTGGAAATTGAGAGGGCTCCTGAACTGCAGTTATGAGGTTGGCTCAACTTTGATCACGCTTCTGAGCTGGCGTGCGGCAGTTCAAAAAAGAAGTGTTGCAACTCCGTCGGTAAGTTCGTCGCAGAGGTGACGTGTGTACCCATACTTGTTTTCGTCAGATTGACGAATATGGTTTGGGGGTGGGATCCTGCGCCTGGCGGTACGCCAGCTAGGCGGATGCCTGGCAAGGATCTTCCGGTGGAGAAGGAAGCGTGGACCACTCGAGCGCTCAGCACTATGACCAGCAGATCCGGGCGGCCCTGGCGCAGATCAGGCCGTGGGGTGCGGTGGCGATTGTCGGGGCGGGCATGTCTTTCGCCGGATATCCCATGACGGCACAGCTGAACCCGCTGCTGTGGGTGGCGCTGGATGATCGTGGGCCCGGGCTTCTGGCTACCGCCCGGGCGTTGGGGCAGCCGCTCGCGCCGGCCGGGTAGCCCTCGCTGCTGCCCCCCCCCGGAGCCGAGCGAGATCATGCCGAGGCCGCTACCAACGCGCACTGGGCGTGCCGTCTGCTTCCAGTCCACACCGTGCCAACCCCGTTTCTTCGGTGGGGGAGTGGGGGTGCAGGAGTTGGGCGAGATCGTGCACCACGGTGTAGTCGCCGCCGTCGATAGCACCACGGAAGAAGTGCTCGGCTTTCACCTCGTCACCGGTGATCGACGCATGCTGGCCCAGCAGCCTACGCGCCTCGCTCCGGTGCGCGGACGCGCTGTGCAGCAAGTCCAGGACGTCCGGCGGCACCTCCGCCGCCGCTCTGTTGCCGGTCTGGTCCCACTGCTCAAGCAGCCCCAGGGCCTTCG from Streptomyces sp. QL37 harbors:
- a CDS encoding VOC family protein, which codes for MSTIQPVILTADQNVLLGFYAKLFGAEEIFRVPKDGPAFYRGLRIGDTDLGLVAKTDLGPGAAPRMLLSIGVDDVDETLGRVEALGGSVRSGPNDMPWGQRVAHIQDPDGNPVNLTQPILAQ
- a CDS encoding helicase associated domain-containing protein translates to MCDALLSEEHGLTKVLPGVVAHGCDVGAWINRQREHTVWENLLPEQQRLEGLGLTPLPAAPARNTAPAARAFERGVLALEQYKNRTGSVTVPRAHIETVVVDGEEHPVKLGVFLTNSKTRRGKLTANKLAALGLAWAA
- a CDS encoding EF-hand domain-containing protein; the protein is MTTAAQDVITVKLERTFDQMDANKDGYLDWSDYQKLGERYIEGYNLSRDDRRARALQTFCQIYWLELLRHAGVDSDRLTKDQFVTANRLAVIDSSRLNVTEGGGHAIFDVIDVDGDNEISKDEFARLMRDIWRDTSPVPMELFARIDSDGDGAISRHEFIRVVREHFLSSDPDAPGSIFFGHI
- a CDS encoding DUF6233 domain-containing protein, with protein sequence MVALAEPDIEPCGVCRPDTGLRG
- a CDS encoding DNA-binding protein — protein: MGEIEDAIERADREAFTREPPKTLKGQIGYLLKQMGSAKAVAAELGVTADSVNRYRRGARKHARADVAAKIDDAVRQRWQPMVRKRRQKQAAASGGITVETRARFGYTSSAGSTDDGRFRRLTVKLPAAYAQRLFDARDTGASDQQMRGIIAEGFKEIYFQDGGGRAAGLSDVTLNDIDYLDLDY